A single region of the Micropterus dolomieu isolate WLL.071019.BEF.003 ecotype Adirondacks linkage group LG18, ASM2129224v1, whole genome shotgun sequence genome encodes:
- the LOC123957003 gene encoding programmed cell death protein 7-like, with product MSRWQPGCRFTHLCLPARPAGLACLPPPLAASTTPSGFSSRTPPGPQSPRPLLSVCQPPSSLQPRCPPFLQLLGSPCPRLPLPLLPPALASNLIFYSQRCVWRPFCLPPLQLNSQ from the exons ATGTcgcggtggcagcccggctgtcG gttcactcacctctgcctcccagctcggccagccgggctcgcttgcctgcctcctcctctggcCGCCTCCACGACGCCCTCCGGCTTCTCCTCTCGCACCCCGCCTGGACCCCAGTCTCCGCGCCCTCTCCTATCCGTTTGCCAGCCTCCCTCAAGCCTCCAGCCTAGGTGCCCTCCTTTCCTCCAGCTTCTCGGTTCCCCGTGTCCTCGtctgcctctccccctccttccaccCGCCCTCGCCTCGAACCTCATTTTCTACTCTCAGCGTTGCGTTTGGCGTCCGTTCTGTCTCCCACCGTTACAGCTCAACTCCCAATAA